The following proteins come from a genomic window of Leguminivora glycinivorella isolate SPB_JAAS2020 chromosome 6, LegGlyc_1.1, whole genome shotgun sequence:
- the LOC125227638 gene encoding protein abrupt isoform X1 — protein MASDTVFSPGGSAAGAGACAGAGAGAGAGGEQQYSLRWNDFHSSIVSSFRRLRDEEDFVDVTLACAGATFTAHKVVLSACSPYFRKLLKANPCQHPIVILRDVHDKDMESLLRFMYQGEVHIGQEQLKEFLRAAQLLQVRGLTDVPPTAPVPTLDQKASPQSASSWTETGSGGSREGREREVREGRRARRPEEGAAGTPPPKRARSSDLYQAQMKTRCRTEQLLAQGSPERNGHELLFGQGLDQSAHLSAMSNNLSGDGEDSSSDAGASDTEGEPRAKQEPLDYDDPAHVANTNGALPHSFPGLLNLQGFPGLPGPSGIPDNFGGSRRTQDLLRVRATDPRPCPKCGKIYRSAHTLRTHLEDKHTVCPGYRCVLCGTVAKSRNSLHSHMSRQHRGISTKDLPVLQMPTRFDPELASQLLAKAGVKVSPEQLRARASPTGPRRCDIKLDAKSAASETSSLCGDNDHDDLSQSRYGDLPVSPPNINSLANTTITKVPAVRALAARAAESAHAPAPRRDDYPYTAGSTLIDTYLQYIGMPNINHLANLNAMHMDRKTYDEPSPQMGSLPPPPATLAHQSFLKQMQRKYTELGKPDITRDADEPLDLGKERARATHADADADADDKEYYGKEFAEDERRDEDEAPDEAGYEDDERKTS, from the exons ATGGCCAGCGACACTG TGTTCTCGCCAGGCGGGTCCGCAGCCGGCGCGGGCGCGTGCGCgggagcgggcgcgggcgcgggcgcgggcggcgagCAGCAGTACTCGCTGCGCTGGAACGACTTCCACTCGTCCATCGTATCGTCGTTCCGCCGCCTGCGCGACGAGGAGGACTTCGTCGACGTCACGCTCGCCTGTGCCGGCGCCACATTCACTGCACATAAG GTCGTATTATCAGCGTGCAGTCCATACTTCAGGAAACTGTTGAAGGCGAACCCGTGCCAACACCCCATCGTCATCCTCAGGGACGTCCACGACAAGGACATGGAGAGCTTACTCAG GTTTATGTACCAAGGCGAGGTGCACATAGGGCAGGAGCAGCTGAAGGAGTTCCTGCGCGCGGCGCAGCTGCTGCAGGTGCGCGGCCTCACCGACGTCCCGCCGACTGCACCAGTGCCCACACTTGACCAGAAAGCCTCACCA CAATCAGCGTCGTCATGGACGGAGACGGGGTCGGGTGGGTCTCGGGAGGGGCGGGAGCGCGAGGTGCGCGAGGGCCGGCGCGCGCGCAGGCCGGAGGAGGGCGCGGCCGGCACGCCGCCGCCCAAGCGCGCGCGCTCCTCCGACCTCTACCAGGCGCAGATGAAGACTAG GTGTAGGACGGAGCAGCTGCTGGCGCAGGGCAGCCCGGAGCGCAACGGGCACGAGCTGCTGTTCGGCCAGGGCCTGGACCAGAGCGCGCACCTCTCCGCCATGTCCAACAACTTG TCTGGAGACGGCGAAGATTCATCGTCAGACGCCGGAGCCAGCGATACGGAGGGCGAGCCCCGCGCCAAGCAGGAGCCCCTGGACTACGACGATCCCGCGCACGTGGCCAACACCAACGGAGCATTGCCTCACAGCTTCCCGGGCCTGCTGAACCTGCAAG GATTCCCTGGACTTCCCGGACCATCAGGGATACCAGATAACTTCG GCGGTTCGCGGCGGACGCAAGACCTGCTGCGCGTGCGCGCGACGGACCCGCGGCCGTGCCCCAAGTGCGGCAAGATCTACCGCTCCGCACACACGCTGCGCACGCACCTCGAGGACAAGCACACCGTCTGCCCCGGATACCG CTGCGTGCTGTGCGGCACGGTGGCCAAGTCGCGCAACTCGCTGCACTCGCACATGTCGCGCCAGCACCGCGGCATCTCCACCAAGGACCTGCCCGTGCTGCAGATGCCCACCAGGTTCGACCCCGAACTTGCCAGCCA ACTCCTTGCGAAAGCTGGCGTGAAAGTGTCCCCTGAGcagctgcgcgcgcgcgcgtcGCCGACGGGCCCGCGCCGCTGCGACATCAAGCTGGACGCCAAGTCCGCCGCCTCCGAGACCAGCTCGCTGTGCGGCGACAACGACCACGACGACCTCAGCCAGTCGCGCTACGGCGACCTGCCCGTCTCACCACCAA atataaacagcctagccaaCACGACGATTACGAAGGTGCCCGCGGTGCGAGCGCTAGCGGCGCGCGCGGCGGAGAGCGCGCACGCGCCGGCGCCGCGCCGGGACGACTACCCCTACACGGCGGGCTCCACGCTCATCGACACCTATCTACAGTATATCG GAATGCCAAATATAAATCACCTCGCGAACCTGAACGCGATGCACATGGACCGCAAGACGTACGACGAGCCGTCGCCGCAGATGGGCTcgctgccgccgccgcccgccacGCTGGCGCACCAGAGCTTCCTCAAGCAGATGCAGCGCAAGTACACGGAGCTGGGCAAGCCGGACATCACGCGCGACGCCGACGAGCCGCTCGACCTCGGCAAGGAGCGCGCGCGCGCCACCCACGCCGACGCCGACGCCGACGCCGACGACAAGGAGTACTACGGCAAGGAGTTCGCCGAGGACGAGCGCCGCGACGAGGACGAGGCGCCCGACGAGGCCGGCTACGAGGACGACGAGAGGAAGACGTCATGA
- the LOC125227638 gene encoding protein abrupt isoform X3: MASDTGGSAAGAGACAGAGAGAGAGGEQQYSLRWNDFHSSIVSSFRRLRDEEDFVDVTLACAGATFTAHKVVLSACSPYFRKLLKANPCQHPIVILRDVHDKDMESLLRFMYQGEVHIGQEQLKEFLRAAQLLQVRGLTDVPPTAPVPTLDQKASPQSASSWTETGSGGSREGREREVREGRRARRPEEGAAGTPPPKRARSSDLYQAQMKTRCRTEQLLAQGSPERNGHELLFGQGLDQSAHLSAMSNNLSGDGEDSSSDAGASDTEGEPRAKQEPLDYDDPAHVANTNGALPHSFPGLLNLQGFPGLPGPSGIPDNFGGSRRTQDLLRVRATDPRPCPKCGKIYRSAHTLRTHLEDKHTVCPGYRCVLCGTVAKSRNSLHSHMSRQHRGISTKDLPVLQMPTRFDPELASQLLAKAGVKVSPEQLRARASPTGPRRCDIKLDAKSAASETSSLCGDNDHDDLSQSRYGDLPVSPPNINSLANTTITKVPAVRALAARAAESAHAPAPRRDDYPYTAGSTLIDTYLQYIGMPNINHLANLNAMHMDRKTYDEPSPQMGSLPPPPATLAHQSFLKQMQRKYTELGKPDITRDADEPLDLGKERARATHADADADADDKEYYGKEFAEDERRDEDEAPDEAGYEDDERKTS; the protein is encoded by the exons ATGGCCAGCGACACTG GCGGGTCCGCAGCCGGCGCGGGCGCGTGCGCgggagcgggcgcgggcgcgggcgcgggcggcgagCAGCAGTACTCGCTGCGCTGGAACGACTTCCACTCGTCCATCGTATCGTCGTTCCGCCGCCTGCGCGACGAGGAGGACTTCGTCGACGTCACGCTCGCCTGTGCCGGCGCCACATTCACTGCACATAAG GTCGTATTATCAGCGTGCAGTCCATACTTCAGGAAACTGTTGAAGGCGAACCCGTGCCAACACCCCATCGTCATCCTCAGGGACGTCCACGACAAGGACATGGAGAGCTTACTCAG GTTTATGTACCAAGGCGAGGTGCACATAGGGCAGGAGCAGCTGAAGGAGTTCCTGCGCGCGGCGCAGCTGCTGCAGGTGCGCGGCCTCACCGACGTCCCGCCGACTGCACCAGTGCCCACACTTGACCAGAAAGCCTCACCA CAATCAGCGTCGTCATGGACGGAGACGGGGTCGGGTGGGTCTCGGGAGGGGCGGGAGCGCGAGGTGCGCGAGGGCCGGCGCGCGCGCAGGCCGGAGGAGGGCGCGGCCGGCACGCCGCCGCCCAAGCGCGCGCGCTCCTCCGACCTCTACCAGGCGCAGATGAAGACTAG GTGTAGGACGGAGCAGCTGCTGGCGCAGGGCAGCCCGGAGCGCAACGGGCACGAGCTGCTGTTCGGCCAGGGCCTGGACCAGAGCGCGCACCTCTCCGCCATGTCCAACAACTTG TCTGGAGACGGCGAAGATTCATCGTCAGACGCCGGAGCCAGCGATACGGAGGGCGAGCCCCGCGCCAAGCAGGAGCCCCTGGACTACGACGATCCCGCGCACGTGGCCAACACCAACGGAGCATTGCCTCACAGCTTCCCGGGCCTGCTGAACCTGCAAG GATTCCCTGGACTTCCCGGACCATCAGGGATACCAGATAACTTCG GCGGTTCGCGGCGGACGCAAGACCTGCTGCGCGTGCGCGCGACGGACCCGCGGCCGTGCCCCAAGTGCGGCAAGATCTACCGCTCCGCACACACGCTGCGCACGCACCTCGAGGACAAGCACACCGTCTGCCCCGGATACCG CTGCGTGCTGTGCGGCACGGTGGCCAAGTCGCGCAACTCGCTGCACTCGCACATGTCGCGCCAGCACCGCGGCATCTCCACCAAGGACCTGCCCGTGCTGCAGATGCCCACCAGGTTCGACCCCGAACTTGCCAGCCA ACTCCTTGCGAAAGCTGGCGTGAAAGTGTCCCCTGAGcagctgcgcgcgcgcgcgtcGCCGACGGGCCCGCGCCGCTGCGACATCAAGCTGGACGCCAAGTCCGCCGCCTCCGAGACCAGCTCGCTGTGCGGCGACAACGACCACGACGACCTCAGCCAGTCGCGCTACGGCGACCTGCCCGTCTCACCACCAA atataaacagcctagccaaCACGACGATTACGAAGGTGCCCGCGGTGCGAGCGCTAGCGGCGCGCGCGGCGGAGAGCGCGCACGCGCCGGCGCCGCGCCGGGACGACTACCCCTACACGGCGGGCTCCACGCTCATCGACACCTATCTACAGTATATCG GAATGCCAAATATAAATCACCTCGCGAACCTGAACGCGATGCACATGGACCGCAAGACGTACGACGAGCCGTCGCCGCAGATGGGCTcgctgccgccgccgcccgccacGCTGGCGCACCAGAGCTTCCTCAAGCAGATGCAGCGCAAGTACACGGAGCTGGGCAAGCCGGACATCACGCGCGACGCCGACGAGCCGCTCGACCTCGGCAAGGAGCGCGCGCGCGCCACCCACGCCGACGCCGACGCCGACGCCGACGACAAGGAGTACTACGGCAAGGAGTTCGCCGAGGACGAGCGCCGCGACGAGGACGAGGCGCCCGACGAGGCCGGCTACGAGGACGACGAGAGGAAGACGTCATGA
- the LOC125227638 gene encoding protein abrupt isoform X5 encodes MASDTVFSPGGSAAGAGACAGAGAGAGAGGEQQYSLRWNDFHSSIVSSFRRLRDEEDFVDVTLACAGATFTAHKVVLSACSPYFRKLLKANPCQHPIVILRDVHDKDMESLLRFMYQGEVHIGQEQLKEFLRAAQLLQVRGLTDVPPTAPVPTLDQKASPQSASSWTETGSGGSREGREREVREGRRARRPEEGAAGTPPPKRARSSDLYQAQMKTRCRTEQLLAQGSPERNGHELLFGQGLDQSAHLSAMSNNLSGDGEDSSSDAGASDTEGEPRAKQEPLDYDDPAHVANTNGALPHSFPGLLNLQGFPGLPGPSGIPDNFGATWPGGGEAGEQFPHNGTGTGAALAGGALGYRPQCPLCGRVYSSTSNLRQHMLNVHSQTDRDQWFPCQHCGKKCKTKHYLINHQLQAHGIRQRQNS; translated from the exons ATGGCCAGCGACACTG TGTTCTCGCCAGGCGGGTCCGCAGCCGGCGCGGGCGCGTGCGCgggagcgggcgcgggcgcgggcgcgggcggcgagCAGCAGTACTCGCTGCGCTGGAACGACTTCCACTCGTCCATCGTATCGTCGTTCCGCCGCCTGCGCGACGAGGAGGACTTCGTCGACGTCACGCTCGCCTGTGCCGGCGCCACATTCACTGCACATAAG GTCGTATTATCAGCGTGCAGTCCATACTTCAGGAAACTGTTGAAGGCGAACCCGTGCCAACACCCCATCGTCATCCTCAGGGACGTCCACGACAAGGACATGGAGAGCTTACTCAG GTTTATGTACCAAGGCGAGGTGCACATAGGGCAGGAGCAGCTGAAGGAGTTCCTGCGCGCGGCGCAGCTGCTGCAGGTGCGCGGCCTCACCGACGTCCCGCCGACTGCACCAGTGCCCACACTTGACCAGAAAGCCTCACCA CAATCAGCGTCGTCATGGACGGAGACGGGGTCGGGTGGGTCTCGGGAGGGGCGGGAGCGCGAGGTGCGCGAGGGCCGGCGCGCGCGCAGGCCGGAGGAGGGCGCGGCCGGCACGCCGCCGCCCAAGCGCGCGCGCTCCTCCGACCTCTACCAGGCGCAGATGAAGACTAG GTGTAGGACGGAGCAGCTGCTGGCGCAGGGCAGCCCGGAGCGCAACGGGCACGAGCTGCTGTTCGGCCAGGGCCTGGACCAGAGCGCGCACCTCTCCGCCATGTCCAACAACTTG TCTGGAGACGGCGAAGATTCATCGTCAGACGCCGGAGCCAGCGATACGGAGGGCGAGCCCCGCGCCAAGCAGGAGCCCCTGGACTACGACGATCCCGCGCACGTGGCCAACACCAACGGAGCATTGCCTCACAGCTTCCCGGGCCTGCTGAACCTGCAAG GATTCCCTGGACTTCCCGGACCATCAGGGATACCAGATAACTTCG GAGCGACCTGGCCGGGCGGCGGCGAGGCCGGGGAGCAGTTCCCGCACAACGGCACGGGCACGG GGGCGGCCCTGGCGGGCGGGGCGCTGGGCTACCGGCCGCAGTGTCCGCTGTGCGGCCGCGTGTACTCCTCCACCTCCAATCTGCGCCAGCATATGCTCAATGTGCACTCGCAGACGGACCGCGACCAGTGGTTCCCGTGCCAACACTGCGGCAAGAAGTGCAAAACGAAGCACTACCTCATCAACCACCAGCTGCAAGCGCACGGGATCCGCCAGCGGCAAAACTCTTAG
- the LOC125227638 gene encoding protein abrupt isoform X6 has translation MASDTVFSPGGSAAGAGACAGAGAGAGAGGEQQYSLRWNDFHSSIVSSFRRLRDEEDFVDVTLACAGATFTAHKVVLSACSPYFRKLLKANPCQHPIVILRDVHDKDMESLLRFMYQGEVHIGQEQLKEFLRAAQLLQVRGLTDVPPTAPVPTLDQKASPQSASSWTETGSGGSREGREREVREGRRARRPEEGAAGTPPPKRARSSDLYQAQMKTRCRTEQLLAQGSPERNGHELLFGQGLDQSAHLSAMSNNLSGDGEDSSSDAGASDTEGEPRAKQEPLDYDDPAHVANTNGALPHSFPGLLNLQGFPGLPGPSGIPDNFGAALAGGALGYRPQCPLCGRVYSSTSNLRQHMLNVHSQTDRDQWFPCQHCGKKCKTKHYLINHQLQAHGIRQRQNS, from the exons ATGGCCAGCGACACTG TGTTCTCGCCAGGCGGGTCCGCAGCCGGCGCGGGCGCGTGCGCgggagcgggcgcgggcgcgggcgcgggcggcgagCAGCAGTACTCGCTGCGCTGGAACGACTTCCACTCGTCCATCGTATCGTCGTTCCGCCGCCTGCGCGACGAGGAGGACTTCGTCGACGTCACGCTCGCCTGTGCCGGCGCCACATTCACTGCACATAAG GTCGTATTATCAGCGTGCAGTCCATACTTCAGGAAACTGTTGAAGGCGAACCCGTGCCAACACCCCATCGTCATCCTCAGGGACGTCCACGACAAGGACATGGAGAGCTTACTCAG GTTTATGTACCAAGGCGAGGTGCACATAGGGCAGGAGCAGCTGAAGGAGTTCCTGCGCGCGGCGCAGCTGCTGCAGGTGCGCGGCCTCACCGACGTCCCGCCGACTGCACCAGTGCCCACACTTGACCAGAAAGCCTCACCA CAATCAGCGTCGTCATGGACGGAGACGGGGTCGGGTGGGTCTCGGGAGGGGCGGGAGCGCGAGGTGCGCGAGGGCCGGCGCGCGCGCAGGCCGGAGGAGGGCGCGGCCGGCACGCCGCCGCCCAAGCGCGCGCGCTCCTCCGACCTCTACCAGGCGCAGATGAAGACTAG GTGTAGGACGGAGCAGCTGCTGGCGCAGGGCAGCCCGGAGCGCAACGGGCACGAGCTGCTGTTCGGCCAGGGCCTGGACCAGAGCGCGCACCTCTCCGCCATGTCCAACAACTTG TCTGGAGACGGCGAAGATTCATCGTCAGACGCCGGAGCCAGCGATACGGAGGGCGAGCCCCGCGCCAAGCAGGAGCCCCTGGACTACGACGATCCCGCGCACGTGGCCAACACCAACGGAGCATTGCCTCACAGCTTCCCGGGCCTGCTGAACCTGCAAG GATTCCCTGGACTTCCCGGACCATCAGGGATACCAGATAACTTCG GGGCGGCCCTGGCGGGCGGGGCGCTGGGCTACCGGCCGCAGTGTCCGCTGTGCGGCCGCGTGTACTCCTCCACCTCCAATCTGCGCCAGCATATGCTCAATGTGCACTCGCAGACGGACCGCGACCAGTGGTTCCCGTGCCAACACTGCGGCAAGAAGTGCAAAACGAAGCACTACCTCATCAACCACCAGCTGCAAGCGCACGGGATCCGCCAGCGGCAAAACTCTTAG
- the LOC125227638 gene encoding protein abrupt isoform X4, with translation MASDTVFSPGGSAAGAGACAGAGAGAGAGGEQQYSLRWNDFHSSIVSSFRRLRDEEDFVDVTLACAGATFTAHKVVLSACSPYFRKLLKANPCQHPIVILRDVHDKDMESLLRFMYQGEVHIGQEQLKEFLRAAQLLQVRGLTDVPPTAPVPTLDQKASPQSASSWTETGSGGSREGREREVREGRRARRPEEGAAGTPPPKRARSSDLYQAQMKTRCRTEQLLAQGSPERNGHELLFGQGLDQSAHLSAMSNNLSGDGEDSSSDAGASDTEGEPRAKQEPLDYDDPAHVANTNGALPHSFPGLLNLQGFPGLPGPSGIPDNFGATWPGGGEAGEQFPHNGTGTGEPHKPTCPACGKRYSNNSNLKQHLLNVHAAPATPHRCPACGRAFKTRQYMQIHMNSIHGIKQRRRDATGPALTPAPPAYPPLAPSADLGRYTYSSA, from the exons ATGGCCAGCGACACTG TGTTCTCGCCAGGCGGGTCCGCAGCCGGCGCGGGCGCGTGCGCgggagcgggcgcgggcgcgggcgcgggcggcgagCAGCAGTACTCGCTGCGCTGGAACGACTTCCACTCGTCCATCGTATCGTCGTTCCGCCGCCTGCGCGACGAGGAGGACTTCGTCGACGTCACGCTCGCCTGTGCCGGCGCCACATTCACTGCACATAAG GTCGTATTATCAGCGTGCAGTCCATACTTCAGGAAACTGTTGAAGGCGAACCCGTGCCAACACCCCATCGTCATCCTCAGGGACGTCCACGACAAGGACATGGAGAGCTTACTCAG GTTTATGTACCAAGGCGAGGTGCACATAGGGCAGGAGCAGCTGAAGGAGTTCCTGCGCGCGGCGCAGCTGCTGCAGGTGCGCGGCCTCACCGACGTCCCGCCGACTGCACCAGTGCCCACACTTGACCAGAAAGCCTCACCA CAATCAGCGTCGTCATGGACGGAGACGGGGTCGGGTGGGTCTCGGGAGGGGCGGGAGCGCGAGGTGCGCGAGGGCCGGCGCGCGCGCAGGCCGGAGGAGGGCGCGGCCGGCACGCCGCCGCCCAAGCGCGCGCGCTCCTCCGACCTCTACCAGGCGCAGATGAAGACTAG GTGTAGGACGGAGCAGCTGCTGGCGCAGGGCAGCCCGGAGCGCAACGGGCACGAGCTGCTGTTCGGCCAGGGCCTGGACCAGAGCGCGCACCTCTCCGCCATGTCCAACAACTTG TCTGGAGACGGCGAAGATTCATCGTCAGACGCCGGAGCCAGCGATACGGAGGGCGAGCCCCGCGCCAAGCAGGAGCCCCTGGACTACGACGATCCCGCGCACGTGGCCAACACCAACGGAGCATTGCCTCACAGCTTCCCGGGCCTGCTGAACCTGCAAG GATTCCCTGGACTTCCCGGACCATCAGGGATACCAGATAACTTCG GAGCGACCTGGCCGGGCGGCGGCGAGGCCGGGGAGCAGTTCCCGCACAACGGCACGGGCACGGGTGAGCCGCACAAGCCCACCTGCCCCGCCTGCGGCAAGCGCTACTCCAACAACTCCAACCTCAAGCAGCACCTGCTCAACGTGCACGCCGCGCCCGCCACGCCGCACCGCTGTCCCGCCTGCGGGCGCGCCTTCAAGACGCGCCAGTACATGCAGATACACATGAACTCCATCCACGGCATCAAGCAGCGCCGCCGTGACGCTACCGGGCCCGCGCTCACGCCCGCGCCACCCGCGTACCCGCCCCTCGCTCCGTCCGCCGACCTCGGCCGATACACATACAGTAGCGCTTAA
- the LOC125227638 gene encoding protein abrupt isoform X2, translating into MASDTVFSPGGSAAGAGACAGAGAGAGAGGEQQYSLRWNDFHSSIVSSFRRLRDEEDFVDVTLACAGATFTAHKVVLSACSPYFRKLLKANPCQHPIVILRDVHDKDMESLLRFMYQGEVHIGQEQLKEFLRAAQLLQVRGLTDVPPTAPVPTLDQKASPQSASSWTETGSGGSREGREREVREGRRARRPEEGAAGTPPPKRARSSDLYQAQMKTRTEQLLAQGSPERNGHELLFGQGLDQSAHLSAMSNNLSGDGEDSSSDAGASDTEGEPRAKQEPLDYDDPAHVANTNGALPHSFPGLLNLQGFPGLPGPSGIPDNFGGSRRTQDLLRVRATDPRPCPKCGKIYRSAHTLRTHLEDKHTVCPGYRCVLCGTVAKSRNSLHSHMSRQHRGISTKDLPVLQMPTRFDPELASQLLAKAGVKVSPEQLRARASPTGPRRCDIKLDAKSAASETSSLCGDNDHDDLSQSRYGDLPVSPPNINSLANTTITKVPAVRALAARAAESAHAPAPRRDDYPYTAGSTLIDTYLQYIGMPNINHLANLNAMHMDRKTYDEPSPQMGSLPPPPATLAHQSFLKQMQRKYTELGKPDITRDADEPLDLGKERARATHADADADADDKEYYGKEFAEDERRDEDEAPDEAGYEDDERKTS; encoded by the exons ATGGCCAGCGACACTG TGTTCTCGCCAGGCGGGTCCGCAGCCGGCGCGGGCGCGTGCGCgggagcgggcgcgggcgcgggcgcgggcggcgagCAGCAGTACTCGCTGCGCTGGAACGACTTCCACTCGTCCATCGTATCGTCGTTCCGCCGCCTGCGCGACGAGGAGGACTTCGTCGACGTCACGCTCGCCTGTGCCGGCGCCACATTCACTGCACATAAG GTCGTATTATCAGCGTGCAGTCCATACTTCAGGAAACTGTTGAAGGCGAACCCGTGCCAACACCCCATCGTCATCCTCAGGGACGTCCACGACAAGGACATGGAGAGCTTACTCAG GTTTATGTACCAAGGCGAGGTGCACATAGGGCAGGAGCAGCTGAAGGAGTTCCTGCGCGCGGCGCAGCTGCTGCAGGTGCGCGGCCTCACCGACGTCCCGCCGACTGCACCAGTGCCCACACTTGACCAGAAAGCCTCACCA CAATCAGCGTCGTCATGGACGGAGACGGGGTCGGGTGGGTCTCGGGAGGGGCGGGAGCGCGAGGTGCGCGAGGGCCGGCGCGCGCGCAGGCCGGAGGAGGGCGCGGCCGGCACGCCGCCGCCCAAGCGCGCGCGCTCCTCCGACCTCTACCAGGCGCAGATGAAGACTAG GACGGAGCAGCTGCTGGCGCAGGGCAGCCCGGAGCGCAACGGGCACGAGCTGCTGTTCGGCCAGGGCCTGGACCAGAGCGCGCACCTCTCCGCCATGTCCAACAACTTG TCTGGAGACGGCGAAGATTCATCGTCAGACGCCGGAGCCAGCGATACGGAGGGCGAGCCCCGCGCCAAGCAGGAGCCCCTGGACTACGACGATCCCGCGCACGTGGCCAACACCAACGGAGCATTGCCTCACAGCTTCCCGGGCCTGCTGAACCTGCAAG GATTCCCTGGACTTCCCGGACCATCAGGGATACCAGATAACTTCG GCGGTTCGCGGCGGACGCAAGACCTGCTGCGCGTGCGCGCGACGGACCCGCGGCCGTGCCCCAAGTGCGGCAAGATCTACCGCTCCGCACACACGCTGCGCACGCACCTCGAGGACAAGCACACCGTCTGCCCCGGATACCG CTGCGTGCTGTGCGGCACGGTGGCCAAGTCGCGCAACTCGCTGCACTCGCACATGTCGCGCCAGCACCGCGGCATCTCCACCAAGGACCTGCCCGTGCTGCAGATGCCCACCAGGTTCGACCCCGAACTTGCCAGCCA ACTCCTTGCGAAAGCTGGCGTGAAAGTGTCCCCTGAGcagctgcgcgcgcgcgcgtcGCCGACGGGCCCGCGCCGCTGCGACATCAAGCTGGACGCCAAGTCCGCCGCCTCCGAGACCAGCTCGCTGTGCGGCGACAACGACCACGACGACCTCAGCCAGTCGCGCTACGGCGACCTGCCCGTCTCACCACCAA atataaacagcctagccaaCACGACGATTACGAAGGTGCCCGCGGTGCGAGCGCTAGCGGCGCGCGCGGCGGAGAGCGCGCACGCGCCGGCGCCGCGCCGGGACGACTACCCCTACACGGCGGGCTCCACGCTCATCGACACCTATCTACAGTATATCG GAATGCCAAATATAAATCACCTCGCGAACCTGAACGCGATGCACATGGACCGCAAGACGTACGACGAGCCGTCGCCGCAGATGGGCTcgctgccgccgccgcccgccacGCTGGCGCACCAGAGCTTCCTCAAGCAGATGCAGCGCAAGTACACGGAGCTGGGCAAGCCGGACATCACGCGCGACGCCGACGAGCCGCTCGACCTCGGCAAGGAGCGCGCGCGCGCCACCCACGCCGACGCCGACGCCGACGCCGACGACAAGGAGTACTACGGCAAGGAGTTCGCCGAGGACGAGCGCCGCGACGAGGACGAGGCGCCCGACGAGGCCGGCTACGAGGACGACGAGAGGAAGACGTCATGA